Part of the Halorussus sp. MSC15.2 genome, GACCACGCGGACCCCGAGCGCGAGGTGATTCGCGGACTCAAGGACTTCGGCCGGATGGCGGTCAGCGACGACTGCGCGCTGACGCCGACCTGCACGAACCTCTGCCCGACCGACGCGATTCGGCGGCGCGAGGGGAATCTGGAGTTCAACCACGAGCGGTGCGTCAACTGCGGCCTCTGCGAGGAGGGGTGTCCCGAGACCGCCATCGAGATGCGGGACGGACTGGACCTGTCGCTCCTGCCGGAGAACCGCGAGCGACCACCGGACGACGGGGACGGCCGACCCGACGACCCAGCGTGGACGACGGTGATGGAGGGCGAGATGCGCGAGTGCGTCCGATGTGGCAAGCCCTTCACCAGCGAGGCGTCGGCCGAGAAAATCGAGGGCGAGGTCGGCGGGATGGTGGCCGGACTCGCGCCGGACTCGGACCACAGCGTCTTCGAATACTGCGGCGACTGCCGCGCCAGACTCCTCTTCGAGGGGTGAGGAACGGACGGACGACACCACGAACGACCAACTGAAGACCCATGGACGAACGCCAACTCTACGACGCGCGCATCGAACTCCTCAACTACGCCATCGACACCTTCTGGGACACCCCGAGGGAGTCGTTCGTGGCGAACCTGCTGGAGGGCGAGATTCGGATACCGGGCGACGAAGTGAATCCCGCGATGGACGAGGGGTTCGCGCAACTGGAACGGTTCGTCGAGGCCAACGAGGGCCGGTCGGTCGAAGACGTGCAGGACGAACTGGCGACCGAGTTCACTCGGGTCTTCGTCGGCCCGCGCCCGCCCGTCCTCGCGCACGAGACGTACTACCGAGAGGACGAGGACTTCCTCGGCGAGGGACTGGCGGCGGTGTCGGCGAGTTACGCCGCGGCCGGGTGGTCGCCGCCGGAGGCGTACCCCGAGGAGGACGACCACCTCGCCGTCGAGTTGGCGTTCCTCCGCTATCTGGTGGACCGCCAGCGCGCGGGCGACGAGGAGACGTTCGGCTACGAGCGCGTCTTTCTGGACGAACACCTCCTGCACTGGGCGGACGCGTTCGCCGAGGACGTGCTGGACGAGACCGACGAACCGTTCTACCGGGCCGGGGCGAACGTCGTCGCGGGCCTCGCCGAGTTCGAGGACGAACTGGTCGCACAGATGGTCTGACGGAGTTGGCTCCCCTGCGGCACGCGAGCCGTGCTTTCTGATACGTAAACAATTTACCACGAACGCGAGAGTCGTGGGTATGGTCCTCGAACCCTCACGGCGGTCTCTGCTACGGTCGGGGCTCGGTCTCACGGCGGTCTGTGCGCTCGCGGGCTGTTCGTCGAAACTGCCCGGTGTCCAAGCCGAGTCGGCCGACGAACCGCCGAACGTCCTCGAACGGGTGCGCGTCGCAAACGAATCCGACACCGACGACCTGTTCAACCTCTCGGTGGTCCGGAACGGCGAGCAGGTCTACTTCGCCCAACTCGACGTCCCGGCAGGTGGGTCGGAACTCGTCGGCGCACAGTGGACCGAAGCGGGCCGGACGTTCGTCGCGGTCGGCGAGTCGAAGTCGTTCTGCAACCACGAGGTGAGGGCCCTCGACGCTGACAGTCAAGGGAGCGGCCAACAGGCGTACGAGGCCCTATTTACGGTGGCATCCTCCGGCGACGTCACCGCTGGCTTCCAGAGCGTCTGACCGTCGGCCGACTTCCGGGGCGCGACCAGTCGCTTACTCCTCCCCGGTCAGAAACACCGCACCGAACAGCGCCACCAGCGAGGCTCCGGAGAGCGCGAGCGCGACCGGCGTCGCCGTCGCCACCGCCTGCTCCATCCGGAAGTACCAGCGCCACGTCTGCTGGGTCTCGGCGACGGCCGCGACCAGTCCCACGCCTGCGACGACGACCAGCAGCGCGCCGACGAGGACGAGCGGGACGACTTGCGCCGCTCGACGTGCGGGAAGTTCACGCATCCGACCACCGCCCGCGAACCGCGACGAAGAGGCCGAACAGCGGGACGAGGACCGCCAGCAGGTACTGGACGAACAGGCCGACGTAGCTCAGGGTCGATTCGAGGTGGATGGACCAGTGCCACGTCCCCTTCACCTCGGCGATGATGGCGATGGTACCGATGACCAGCAGCGAGAGTCCGAGGAGCGCGGTCAGCGCGTACACCGACCGCCGGAGGAGGTGGAGCGCTCGGCGTCTGTAGGGTCGGTCGGTCCTCGCGCGGCCGGGCGAGGACTGGTCGGGCGCGGGTCGGTCGTGCGAACGGTGGTCTCCCTGCATGTGCTACCCCCAGTAGGTCCGATAGGCGTCGTAGACGACGAGACCGAAGACGAGCGCACCGACCGCGAGTATCGCGCTCGCGGCGTCGAGCGCCAGCGGCAGATTCATTCCGGTCCCGCCGTGGAGCGGTCCGATTGCGGCCACTACTCGTGGTATGTGGGTCTTCATCATAAACATTTGCGGCTATATTGAATCGGTGTCCGGGTCGCCGAGCGCGGTGACGGCGGACGGAGAAATCGGGAGCAACGTTTTTGCCCATCGCCGCGCTAGCGCATGCGATTACCACGCATGGCGTCACGACGCCGCCTGCTGGGGAAACTCGCGGGCGCGGCGGCCGCGGCGGGACTCGCGGGGTGTTCGCAGTTCCGGGCGACCGGGGACCGGGAGACGGCACTCGACCTGCCGGAGAACCCGCACGACCTGCCGAGCAGACAGCACGCGTGGAACGCGGTCTCTCGGAGCGACGAACACGGCAACCCCCAGTTGCCGCGCCACCACCTCGTTCTCCTGCTGGACCTCGCGGAGTCGCCCTCGGTCGAGGCCGCCGAGCGCGTCGAGCGGGCGATGCGGACGCTCGAATCGGCCTACGACTGGTCCTCGGACGGACTGCTCCACGCGCTCTCGTGGGGGACTCGGTACTTCGAGCGCGTAGGCGCGCTGGACTCGTCTCCGGTCCGGCGACCGGAGGTGCTGTCGCGGACCGACGACCCCGACCTGCTGGAGTTCGACGCCGCGGTGGTGCTGGCGAGCGACGCCGCCTCGAACCTCCGGGCCGCCGAGGCAGCGATGTTCGAGGAGAAGGACGCGCTGGCCGGGGAGTCAGTGGACGCCCGCCTCGGCGACGCGTTCGACGTGGCCGAGCGCCGGACGGGATTCCGCGGGGCCGGACTGCCCCTCGAACACACCGACGCCGAGGGTATCCCCGAGAATCCGCCTCTCTCGGAACGCGACCGGATGTTCATGGGCTTCAGGTCGGGGTTCGAGGGGACGCAGGCCAACGAGGACCGCGTGACAATCGACTCGGGCGCGTACGCTGGCGGGACGACGATGCACGTGAGCCACCTCCGCCAGTCGCTCGGCAAGTGGTTCCGAGCGTTCGACGACGAGGGGCGAGTCGCCCGGATGTTCTCGCCGGAGTTCTCGCCCGCCGACGTTGCGAACTTCACCGACGACGTTCCGTTTAGCGACGACGTGACGGGCCACGCCAAAGAGTTCGACGTGGTGGGCCATCAGGAGAAGGTCGCCCAGACGCGGAAGGACGGCGAACCGCTCCTCCTGCGCCGGGACTTCAACACCGTGGACGGCGGTCACGCCGGGGTCCACTTCCTCTCGCTCCAGCAGTCGCTGTCGGAGTTCGAGCGCACCCGGAAAGCGATGAACGGGTGGTACGTCCGGGACGACAGTCCCGCCATCACCGACCGCGAGAACAACGGCATCCTCGACTTCGTCTCGGTCCGGTCGCGGGCGAACTTCTACGTCCCGCCTCGCGGGAAGCGGTCGTTCCCGCAGTTGTGACGGTTACTCGTCGTCCAGTACGGCGAGACCCTCTTTCAGTTCCGCGGGGAACTCGATGTCGCCGTCGACCTGTCCGGCGTTGATTTCGTGCGGGCCGATACCGTGGTCCCAGATTTCGTGGCCGCCGTACTCCTCCAGACCGAGGTCCGGCCGCCAGCCTCTGTCCTCGTGCGTCATACGATAGCACGCAACGAGCATCGACTTAGATGTTCTGCCGACCGACGAGGGGTGAATCGTTAAGGTGTTAGAACAACAACGTGAATACATGATTACTCGTCTGTTCGCGTGGCTCCGCTCCCGCGAGTCGTCCACCGATGGCGACGGAACTGTCTGGGACGCGATTCCCTCGTGGCAGTACCGCGGCCGCCACAGCGAGTCCGGCGGCGCGACTCGCTACGAACAGGAGCGCGCCCTCGACGACGTGCAACGTCGTGCGGACGAACTGGACGCCGAACGGCGCTGAGTCGCGGGCCGCCACGCGGCGTCGGGAAATCACGCCGATGTCACTCACGCCGGCGTTACGTGGTCACTCCGGCGGCGCGTTCGGCGGGCGTACGGCGTCGTCCTCGCGGAACGCCCCGGAGAAGAGGTCCACGTGGAGTCGGAGCAGTTCAGACTCGTCGAGTCCGGTCTCCGCGGACTGCTCGGCGAGCAGGGCCGCGAGTTCGTCGCTGGCCTCGTGTCGCACGGTCCGACCCTCCACGTCGAACGACACGTCGGTCGCGCCCGACACGAGGTGTTCGACTTCGAGCAGGGCCTGTTCGGCCTTGGTCTCGACGGCGTCCTCGCGGTCCATCATCCGGTTGTCGCCCCACTCCTCGGCCGCCTCGACGAAGCGGTCGCCGACCGTGAACTCGACGGTCAGAACGACACCCCCGTTCGCTCGTCGGTGAACGCGGTCTTCCAGACGGACTGCTCCTCGCAGACCGGACACTCCCGGTGCAGCGGTCGCCCGTGGGCGTCGGCGAAGTCGGCCAGTTGGCCGCACGCCTCGCACTCGTAGTAGGTCATCTCACCGAACACCGCCGCGTTCGGGCGGGAAGGTGTCCGGCGTCGGTGACGACTCCGAGAGCGCGCCGTACAGCGCGGCCAGCAGGCCGATGAGACCGAGCATGACCAGCAGGCCGACAAGACCGCCGACCCACGTCGGGCCGACGGTACCGCCCCCGCCCGACCAGAAGGACGGAATCGCCTCGAACACCCTGAACACGTTCATCGCGACCCACGCGCCGAAGAGCAGGACGCCAATCAGCAGTAGCGGTGCCTGTCGTCCCGCGGTTCGTAGACTCATTTGAACCCCCGTGCGTCTCGTTACCACGCCGGGGGCTAAAAAACTACTCCGCGGCGTCGGGACTCCGGTCCTCGGCGACCGACCACCCCGCCTTCTCGGCCGCCTCCGAGAGCGGGACGAACTCCCAGTCGGCGGTCTCCGCTATCTCCTCGTCCTCGCCCTCGACGCCGACGACCACCATGCGCTCGGCGTAGAACATCGAGCGCGGACCGATTCGAGCGAGGCGTTCGCCGGGACCGGCGCTCGACCCGTTGAAGAAGTCGAGGTCCACGTTCCGGTCGCGCTGGAACTTGTTGAGGACGTGGGCGGGGACGCGGCCGACGATGCCCACCCAGTCGGCCCACCCGTCGGCGTCGAGCGCGGCCGCGCCGAAGTTCGAGAGGCGCGTCGCGGCCGCGTAGGTGAACGCCAGCGTCATGTCGTCGGCCCCGCCGCCGTGGGGACCGGAGGCCGAGACCGGGTCGGGACCGTGTTCCTCGCTCGCGTCGCTGGACTCGACGCCAGCGCCAGCGCCGCCGGACGCCGTCGGAACGCCGACCGGTTTGTCGTCGTTCTCGCGCGGGACGCGGGGGACGGGGTCAGCGCCGTCCGCCTCCGCACCGTCCGCCTCCGAGTCGGAGGACGACGCCGAATCGGACGTCGATTCGGTCGCCGAGGTCCGGACCTCGGTCAC contains:
- a CDS encoding molecular chaperone, with the translated sequence MDERQLYDARIELLNYAIDTFWDTPRESFVANLLEGEIRIPGDEVNPAMDEGFAQLERFVEANEGRSVEDVQDELATEFTRVFVGPRPPVLAHETYYREDEDFLGEGLAAVSASYAAAGWSPPEAYPEEDDHLAVELAFLRYLVDRQRAGDEETFGYERVFLDEHLLHWADAFAEDVLDETDEPFYRAGANVVAGLAEFEDELVAQMV
- a CDS encoding twin-arginine translocation signal domain-containing protein, with the translated sequence MVLEPSRRSLLRSGLGLTAVCALAGCSSKLPGVQAESADEPPNVLERVRVANESDTDDLFNLSVVRNGEQVYFAQLDVPAGGSELVGAQWTEAGRTFVAVGESKSFCNHEVRALDADSQGSGQQAYEALFTVASSGDVTAGFQSV